Proteins found in one Nostoc sp. NIES-3756 genomic segment:
- a CDS encoding DNA-directed RNA polymerase subunit gamma produces MRPAQTNQFDYVKIGLASPERIRQWGERTLPNGQVVGEVTKPETINYRTLKPEMDGLFCERIFGPAKDWECHCGKYKRVRHRGIVCERCGVEVTESRVRRHRMGYIKLAAPVAHVWYLKGIPSYISILLDMPLRDVEQIVYFNSYVVLSPGNAETLTYKQLLSEDQWLEIEDQIYSEDSQLQGVEVGIGAEALLRLLADINLEEEAEKLREEIGSAKGQKRAKLIKRLRVIDNFIATGSKPEWMVMTVIPVIPPDLRPMVQLDGGRFATSDLNDLYRRVINRNNRLARLQEILAPEIIVRNEKRMLQEAVDALIDNGRRGRTVVGANNRPLKSLSDIIEGKQGRFRQNLLGKRVDYSGRSVIVVGPKLQIHQCGLPREMAIELFQPFVINRLIRSGMVNNIKAAKKLISRNDPSVWDVLEEVIEGHPVMLNRAPTLHRLGIQAFEPILVEGRAIQLHPLVCPAFNADFDGDQMAVHVPLSLESQAEARLLMLASNNILSPATGRPIITPSQDMVLGAYYLTAENPGATKGAGRYYASLDDVIMAFQQEQIDLHAYIYVRFDGEMESDQPDTEPLEVINNEDGSRTVLYKYRRVREDAQGNLLSQYIRTTPGRVIYNKAIQEALAS; encoded by the coding sequence ATGAGACCCGCCCAAACTAATCAGTTTGACTACGTTAAAATCGGCTTGGCATCACCAGAACGTATTCGCCAATGGGGTGAGCGTACATTACCCAATGGTCAGGTCGTAGGTGAAGTTACCAAACCAGAAACAATTAATTACCGGACTCTCAAGCCAGAAATGGATGGCTTGTTTTGTGAACGCATTTTTGGCCCGGCGAAGGATTGGGAATGCCACTGTGGTAAGTATAAGAGAGTCCGCCATAGAGGAATTGTTTGTGAGCGTTGCGGCGTGGAAGTTACCGAATCACGGGTACGCCGTCACCGTATGGGCTATATCAAGCTTGCTGCGCCAGTCGCCCACGTTTGGTATCTCAAAGGGATTCCTAGCTACATCTCCATTCTGTTGGATATGCCTTTGCGGGATGTAGAACAAATTGTATATTTCAACTCTTATGTTGTTCTCAGCCCTGGTAATGCTGAAACCTTAACCTACAAGCAACTACTGAGTGAAGACCAGTGGTTAGAAATTGAAGACCAAATCTACAGCGAAGACTCTCAGTTGCAAGGTGTAGAGGTAGGTATTGGTGCTGAAGCACTGTTGCGCTTGCTGGCTGATATTAATTTAGAGGAAGAAGCAGAAAAGCTACGGGAAGAAATTGGCAGCGCGAAAGGACAAAAACGTGCCAAACTCATCAAGCGCTTACGGGTAATTGACAACTTCATTGCCACTGGTTCTAAGCCAGAGTGGATGGTAATGACAGTTATTCCTGTGATTCCTCCAGATTTGCGCCCAATGGTGCAGTTGGACGGTGGACGGTTTGCTACTAGCGATTTGAATGATTTGTATCGTCGGGTAATTAACCGGAATAATCGTCTAGCAAGACTGCAAGAAATTCTCGCGCCGGAAATCATTGTGCGGAACGAAAAGCGGATGCTGCAAGAAGCTGTAGACGCTTTGATTGATAACGGTCGTCGGGGACGTACCGTAGTTGGGGCAAATAACCGACCCTTGAAATCTTTGTCCGACATTATTGAAGGTAAGCAAGGTCGTTTCCGACAAAACTTGTTGGGTAAACGGGTTGACTACTCTGGACGTTCGGTAATTGTGGTCGGGCCAAAATTGCAGATTCACCAGTGTGGTTTGCCTAGAGAAATGGCGATTGAGTTATTCCAGCCATTTGTTATTAACCGCCTGATTCGTAGTGGGATGGTGAATAACATCAAGGCTGCGAAGAAGCTAATTTCTCGGAATGACCCTAGTGTTTGGGATGTGCTGGAAGAGGTGATTGAAGGACACCCAGTCATGTTAAACCGTGCGCCTACGCTGCACCGTTTGGGTATTCAGGCGTTTGAACCAATTCTGGTGGAAGGTCGCGCAATTCAACTCCATCCTTTGGTCTGTCCAGCTTTTAACGCTGACTTTGACGGCGACCAAATGGCGGTACACGTTCCCCTATCTCTGGAAAGTCAGGCGGAAGCGCGGTTGTTGATGCTGGCTTCTAATAATATTCTTTCCCCCGCTACAGGTAGACCAATTATCACACCTAGCCAAGATATGGTGTTGGGCGCTTATTACCTGACGGCGGAAAACCCAGGCGCTACCAAAGGCGCAGGCAGATACTATGCTTCTTTGGACGACGTAATTATGGCTTTCCAGCAAGAGCAAATTGACTTGCACGCCTATATTTACGTGCGGTTCGACGGGGAAATGGAATCTGACCAACCAGACACGGAACCTCTGGAAGTTATAAATAACGAAGATGGTAGCCGGACTGTACTATATAAGTACCGCCGAGTCAGAGAAGACGCTCAGGGAAATTTACTTTCTCAGTATATTCGTACAACTCCAGGTCGCGTTATTTACAATAAAGCGATTCAAGAAGCACTTGCAAGTTAA
- the rpoB gene encoding DNA-directed RNA polymerase subunit beta → MISENYIEPAFLLPDLIEIQRSSFRWFLEEGLIEELNSFSPITDYTGKLELHFLGHNYKLKEPKYSVEEAKRRDSTYAVQMYVPTRLLNKETGDIKEQEVFIGDLPLMTDRGTFIINGAERVIVNQIVRSPGVYYKSEIDKNGRRTYSASLIPNRGAWLKFETDRNDLVWVRIDKTRKLSAQVLLKALGLSDNEIFDALRHPEYFQKTIEKEGQFSEEEALMELYRKLRPGEPPTVLGGQQLLDSRFFDPKRYDLGRVGRYKLNKKLRLSVPDTVRVLTPGDILAAVDYLINLEYDIGSVDDIDHLGNRRVRSVGELLQNQVRVGLNRLERIIRERMTVSDAEVLTPASLVNPKPLVAAIKEFFGSSQLSQFMDQTNPLAELTHKRRLSALGPGGLTRERAGFAVRDIHPSHYGRICPIETPEGPNAGLIGSLATHARVNQYGFLETPFRPVENGKVLFDQPAVYMTADEEDDLRVAPGDIPVDENGHIIGPQVPVRYRQEFSTTTPEQVDYVAVSPVQIVSVATSMIPFLEHDDANRALMGSNMQRQAVPLLKPERPLVGTGLEAQGARDSGMVIVSRTDGDVVYVDATEIRVRVSGQLPAASGKTTDNGQLVSHKGQEIRYTLSKYQRSNQDTCLNQKPLVRIGERVVAGQVLADGSSTEGGELALGQNIVVAYMPWEGYNYEDAILISERLVQDDIYTSIHIEKYEIEARQTKLGPEEITREIPNVGEDALRQLDEQGIIRIGAWVEAGDILVGKVTPKGESDQPPEEKLLRAIFGEKARDVRDNSLRVPNGEKGRVVDVRLFTREQGDELPPGANMVVRVYVAQKRKIQVGDKMAGRHGNKGIISRILPMEDMPYLPDGSPVDIVLNPLGVPSRMNVGQVFECLLGWAGHTLGVRFKITPFDEMYGEESSRRIVHGKLQEARDETGKNWVYNPDDPGKIMVFDGRTGEAFDRPVTIGVAYMLKLVHLVDDKIHARSTGPYSLVTQQPLGGKAQQGGQRFGEMEVWALEAFGAAYTLQELLTVKSDDMQGRNEALNAIVKGKAIPRPGTPESFKVLMRELQSLGLDIAVHKVETQADGSSLDVEVDLMADQASRRTPPRPTYESLSRESLDDDE, encoded by the coding sequence ATGATTAGCGAAAATTATATTGAACCCGCCTTTCTGTTGCCCGACTTGATTGAAATCCAGCGATCAAGCTTTCGCTGGTTTTTAGAAGAAGGGCTGATAGAAGAATTGAACTCCTTTAGTCCTATTACAGACTATACAGGCAAATTAGAACTGCATTTTTTAGGACATAATTACAAACTTAAGGAACCAAAGTACAGCGTAGAGGAAGCGAAACGTCGTGATAGTACCTATGCTGTACAAATGTATGTTCCCACCCGCCTGCTGAACAAAGAAACAGGGGACATTAAAGAACAAGAGGTATTTATCGGGGATCTGCCTTTGATGACCGATCGCGGCACGTTTATTATTAACGGAGCCGAGCGGGTAATTGTCAACCAGATTGTGCGATCGCCTGGAGTTTACTACAAATCAGAAATCGACAAGAATGGTCGCCGTACTTATTCAGCCAGTCTCATCCCTAACCGAGGTGCATGGTTGAAGTTTGAAACAGACCGGAATGATTTGGTGTGGGTACGCATAGACAAAACCCGCAAACTATCAGCCCAGGTACTTTTGAAGGCATTAGGCTTATCAGATAACGAAATTTTTGATGCCCTACGCCACCCTGAGTATTTCCAAAAAACTATCGAAAAAGAAGGGCAGTTTTCCGAAGAAGAAGCCCTGATGGAATTGTACAGAAAACTCCGTCCTGGTGAACCTCCAACCGTATTAGGTGGACAACAGTTATTAGACTCCCGGTTCTTTGATCCCAAACGTTACGACTTGGGTAGAGTCGGTAGATACAAACTCAACAAAAAACTCCGCCTATCTGTTCCTGATACCGTCCGCGTTCTTACCCCTGGCGATATTTTGGCAGCTGTCGATTACCTGATTAACCTGGAATACGATATCGGTAGCGTTGATGACATCGACCACTTAGGCAACCGTCGGGTGAGAAGCGTTGGTGAATTACTGCAAAACCAAGTCAGAGTAGGGTTAAACCGCTTAGAAAGAATTATCCGGGAACGGATGACTGTATCCGATGCAGAAGTATTAACACCTGCATCTTTGGTTAACCCCAAACCCTTGGTAGCCGCCATCAAGGAATTTTTTGGTTCCAGCCAATTGAGTCAGTTCATGGATCAAACAAATCCCTTAGCAGAACTGACACACAAACGCCGTCTGTCAGCCCTCGGCCCTGGTGGTTTGACCAGAGAACGGGCAGGGTTTGCGGTGCGAGATATTCACCCATCTCACTACGGTCGGATCTGTCCTATTGAGACACCAGAAGGCCCCAACGCTGGTTTGATTGGTTCCTTGGCAACCCACGCCCGCGTTAACCAGTACGGCTTCTTAGAAACTCCATTTAGACCGGTGGAAAATGGCAAGGTGCTATTTGACCAACCTGCCGTATACATGACCGCCGATGAGGAAGACGACCTGCGGGTAGCACCAGGGGACATTCCTGTAGATGAAAATGGACACATCATTGGCCCCCAAGTACCAGTCCGTTACCGCCAGGAGTTCTCCACCACAACACCAGAACAAGTAGACTACGTAGCCGTATCTCCAGTACAAATCGTATCTGTAGCTACTAGTATGATCCCCTTCTTGGAACATGACGACGCGAACCGCGCCCTCATGGGTTCCAACATGCAACGGCAAGCAGTACCCCTACTCAAACCAGAGCGTCCTTTGGTGGGAACAGGCTTAGAAGCCCAAGGTGCTAGAGACTCAGGTATGGTGATTGTCTCTCGTACTGATGGGGATGTTGTCTATGTGGATGCTACAGAAATTCGTGTGCGAGTTAGCGGACAACTGCCAGCAGCCAGTGGCAAAACTACTGACAACGGACAGTTGGTAAGTCATAAAGGACAGGAAATCCGTTACACACTATCCAAGTACCAACGTTCTAACCAAGATACCTGCCTCAACCAAAAACCCCTGGTGCGGATTGGTGAGCGGGTGGTTGCTGGTCAGGTATTAGCTGATGGTTCCTCTACAGAAGGTGGGGAGTTGGCGCTTGGTCAAAACATCGTCGTCGCTTATATGCCTTGGGAAGGCTATAACTACGAAGACGCGATTTTGATTTCTGAGCGGTTGGTACAGGATGATATTTATACCTCAATTCACATCGAGAAATACGAAATTGAGGCAAGGCAAACCAAACTCGGCCCAGAAGAAATCACCAGAGAAATCCCCAACGTCGGGGAAGATGCTTTACGTCAATTAGATGAGCAAGGAATCATCCGCATTGGGGCTTGGGTAGAAGCTGGAGACATCCTGGTAGGTAAAGTCACACCTAAAGGTGAATCCGACCAGCCACCAGAAGAAAAACTATTACGAGCGATTTTCGGTGAGAAAGCGCGGGATGTGCGCGACAACTCCCTACGTGTACCAAATGGTGAAAAAGGTCGCGTCGTAGACGTGCGCTTATTTACCCGTGAACAAGGGGATGAATTACCACCGGGAGCCAATATGGTTGTCCGGGTGTATGTAGCCCAGAAGCGGAAAATTCAAGTCGGCGACAAAATGGCGGGTCGCCACGGTAATAAGGGGATTATTTCCCGCATATTACCTATGGAAGATATGCCTTATTTGCCCGATGGTTCACCTGTGGATATCGTACTGAACCCCTTGGGTGTACCTAGCCGGATGAACGTCGGACAAGTATTTGAATGTCTGTTGGGTTGGGCTGGTCATACCTTGGGTGTGCGGTTTAAGATTACCCCCTTTGATGAAATGTACGGGGAAGAGTCATCTCGCCGTATTGTGCATGGCAAATTACAAGAAGCCAGAGATGAGACGGGGAAAAATTGGGTATATAACCCAGATGACCCAGGCAAAATCATGGTGTTCGATGGTCGGACAGGCGAAGCCTTTGACCGCCCAGTAACTATCGGTGTGGCTTATATGCTGAAGCTGGTACACCTAGTAGACGATAAGATTCACGCCCGTTCTACAGGACCCTACTCTTTGGTTACACAGCAACCTTTGGGTGGAAAAGCACAACAAGGTGGTCAGCGCTTTGGAGAAATGGAAGTGTGGGCGCTGGAAGCCTTCGGCGCGGCTTACACCTTGCAGGAATTGCTGACGGTGAAATCCGACGATATGCAGGGACGGAACGAAGCATTAAATGCGATCGTTAAAGGTAAGGCTATTCCCCGTCCTGGAACACCAGAATCCTTCAAGGTATTGATGCGAGAACTACAATCCTTGGGCTTAGATATCGCTGTACACAAGGTAGAAACCCAAGCTGATGGTAGTTCCTTGGATGTTGAAGTCGATTTAATGGCAGACCAAGCATCCCGTCGCACACCACCCAGACCAACCTACGAGTCGCTTTCCCGCGAATCCTTGGACGATGATGAGTAG
- a CDS encoding TatD family hydrolase, translated as MQLIDTHVHLNFDTFQPDLVAVRSRWQEAGVVRLVHSCVEPSEFATIQAIAHQFPEVSFAVGLHPLDADKWQSDTAEQILSLARSDSKIVAIGEMGLDFYKADNHKQQRMVFEAQLEIAAQLDLPVIIHCRDAASAVREILIGWQKRTGEQIRGVMHCWGGTPEETQWFLDLGFYISFSGTVTFKSAKAIQASAAIVSSDRLLIETDCPFLAPVPKRGEKRNEPAYVRHVAEQIAHLRGETLEAISEQTTQNACKLFGLVL; from the coding sequence ATGCAGCTAATCGACACCCACGTCCACCTAAATTTTGATACCTTCCAGCCAGATTTGGTAGCCGTACGATCGCGCTGGCAAGAAGCAGGAGTAGTGCGTCTAGTGCATTCCTGTGTAGAACCATCAGAATTTGCCACTATTCAAGCCATAGCTCACCAATTTCCAGAAGTCAGCTTTGCTGTGGGGCTGCATCCTCTAGATGCGGATAAATGGCAAAGTGATACAGCCGAGCAAATATTATCCTTGGCTCGTTCTGACTCTAAGATAGTAGCGATTGGAGAAATGGGGCTAGATTTTTATAAAGCCGATAACCATAAGCAGCAGCGTATGGTATTTGAAGCACAATTAGAAATCGCTGCCCAATTAGATTTACCCGTGATTATCCACTGTCGGGATGCTGCATCTGCGGTGAGGGAAATCTTGATAGGGTGGCAAAAGCGTACAGGTGAACAAATCCGGGGTGTAATGCACTGTTGGGGAGGCACACCAGAGGAAACCCAATGGTTTCTAGATTTAGGCTTTTATATTAGCTTTAGCGGTACAGTTACATTTAAAAGTGCCAAGGCAATTCAAGCCTCAGCCGCGATAGTAAGTAGCGATCGCCTACTCATTGAAACAGACTGCCCCTTCTTAGCGCCAGTTCCCAAACGGGGCGAAAAGCGCAACGAGCCAGCATATGTCCGCCATGTAGCCGAACAAATAGCGCATTTGCGAGGAGAAACACTAGAAGCAATTTCTGAGCAAACAACCCAAAATGCCTGTAAATTATTTGGTCTGGTATTATAG
- the rpsT gene encoding 30S ribosomal protein S20, with protein MANNKSALKRAQIAERNRLRNKAYKSAVKTLMKNYLNAVQVYAANPSAESKQEAQTRLAAAYSKIDKAVKRGVLHPNNGARKKSRLASKLKPIEQTA; from the coding sequence GTGGCCAATAACAAGTCTGCTCTTAAACGCGCCCAAATCGCAGAACGTAACAGGTTGCGTAACAAAGCCTATAAATCAGCAGTTAAGACGCTGATGAAAAATTACTTGAACGCTGTACAAGTATATGCAGCTAATCCTAGCGCAGAATCAAAACAGGAAGCGCAAACTCGCCTAGCTGCGGCTTACAGCAAAATCGACAAAGCAGTCAAACGGGGCGTACTCCATCCCAACAACGGGGCCAGGAAAAAGTCCAGACTCGCTAGCAAACTCAAGCCCATCGAGCAAACAGCTTAA
- the hisD gene encoding histidinol dehydrogenase yields MLRIITQQADVIAELQRICDRTHDEQVLHKEATVREVLQAVKRQGDKAVLHYTDEFDNQILKAEELRVTGSELDAAYQQVSKELLEAIRLASRQIEAFHRQRVPKSWVHFGDDDIVLGKRYTPVDRAGLYVPGGRAAYPSTVLMNAIPAKVAGVPRIVITTPPGAQKVVNPAVLVAAQEVGVQEIYRVGGAQAIAALAYGTETIPKVDVIVGPGNIYVTLAKKLVYGTVGIDALAGPSEVLIIGDEGANPIHVASDMLAQAEHDPMAAAILLTTDPALAKNVQLAVERQLVDHPRRIDTEKALAHYGLIVLVESLEAAAELANEFAPEHLELEVKDPWAVLPNIRHAGAIFLGYSTPEAVGDYLAGPSHTLPTSGAARYASALGVETFLKHSSIIQYSQTALNKVAGAIDALATAEGLPSHADSVRRRVQQDE; encoded by the coding sequence ATGCTGCGAATCATTACTCAGCAGGCAGATGTAATAGCAGAACTGCAAAGAATCTGCGATCGCACTCATGACGAACAGGTGCTTCACAAGGAAGCAACGGTGCGGGAAGTGTTGCAAGCAGTCAAGCGCCAAGGCGACAAAGCTGTTCTGCACTATACAGATGAATTTGACAATCAAATTCTCAAGGCTGAAGAATTGCGCGTCACAGGTTCGGAACTGGACGCAGCCTACCAGCAGGTATCGAAGGAACTGCTAGAGGCAATTCGGCTAGCTTCTCGTCAAATCGAAGCGTTTCATCGTCAACGTGTGCCTAAAAGCTGGGTACACTTTGGTGATGATGATATTGTGCTGGGCAAACGTTACACACCTGTAGATCGGGCAGGTTTATACGTTCCTGGTGGGCGTGCTGCTTATCCTAGTACAGTTTTGATGAATGCGATTCCGGCGAAGGTTGCGGGTGTACCGCGTATAGTCATAACAACACCGCCAGGGGCGCAAAAAGTGGTTAATCCTGCGGTGTTAGTAGCAGCTCAAGAAGTCGGCGTGCAGGAGATTTATCGCGTAGGAGGGGCGCAGGCGATCGCCGCTTTAGCCTATGGTACAGAGACAATTCCCAAGGTAGATGTGATTGTAGGGCCTGGTAATATCTATGTGACTTTGGCAAAGAAATTAGTTTACGGCACTGTGGGGATCGATGCTTTAGCCGGGCCTAGTGAGGTACTAATTATCGGAGATGAAGGGGCTAATCCTATCCATGTGGCTAGTGATATGTTGGCACAGGCAGAACATGACCCAATGGCGGCCGCAATTTTGTTAACTACAGATCCAGCCTTAGCAAAGAATGTGCAGCTAGCGGTAGAAAGACAGTTAGTAGACCACCCCAGACGGATAGATACAGAAAAGGCGCTTGCCCATTACGGTTTAATTGTCCTGGTGGAATCTTTAGAAGCCGCCGCAGAACTCGCCAATGAATTTGCACCAGAACACCTAGAGTTAGAAGTTAAAGACCCTTGGGCTGTATTACCCAACATTCGCCATGCAGGAGCCATCTTCCTGGGTTATTCCACACCAGAGGCAGTAGGAGATTATCTAGCAGGCCCCAGCCATACCTTACCTACATCTGGCGCTGCTCGTTATGCTTCTGCGTTGGGTGTAGAAACTTTCCTCAAACACTCCAGCATTATTCAGTACTCCCAAACAGCACTTAACAAAGTAGCTGGAGCCATTGACGCTTTAGCCACAGCTGAAGGCTTACCGTCTCATGCTGATTCAGTTCGACGACGAGTTCAGCAAGATGAATAA
- a CDS encoding universal stress protein has protein sequence MIKNILVALDTSEIAPRVVQTLDELILSPDSTVIFCHVFPTADSEIELPADRPHPESTTVSYFQIEKQLQTYQENLSVKTELELVTGDPAQEIIRLANIYQTDLIIIGSRGFTGVKRIVLGSVSNQVVEEANCSVLVVKLN, from the coding sequence ATGATAAAAAATATTTTGGTAGCTCTGGATACTTCGGAAATTGCTCCACGAGTAGTCCAAACTTTAGATGAGTTAATATTGTCACCAGATAGCACAGTGATTTTTTGTCATGTGTTTCCTACAGCCGATTCAGAAATAGAATTACCAGCAGATCGTCCTCATCCAGAATCTACAACAGTCTCTTATTTTCAGATTGAAAAACAATTGCAAACTTACCAAGAGAACTTATCAGTTAAAACAGAATTAGAACTGGTGACAGGCGACCCAGCCCAAGAAATTATTCGCCTAGCTAATATTTATCAAACAGACTTGATTATTATTGGCAGCCGTGGTTTTACCGGAGTGAAGCGAATTGTGTTAGGTTCCGTCAGTAATCAAGTAGTAGAAGAAGCTAATTGTTCAGTTTTAGTAGTAAAGCTGAATTGA
- a CDS encoding Uma2 family endonuclease, whose amino-acid sequence MISLAQWRELRNREAIIELNESPPLLVVEVVSESTKTVGYRAKRVEYSVLNMPEYWIVYILLIEKSYEPLDFVGTEFIQSPTFPELKLTVEQVLSAED is encoded by the coding sequence GTGATTTCTTTAGCTCAATGGCGAGAGTTGAGAAATCGAGAAGCAATTATAGAATTGAACGAATCACCTCCTTTGTTGGTGGTAGAAGTTGTGAGCGAATCAACAAAAACTGTAGGTTATCGAGCCAAGCGAGTTGAGTATAGTGTTCTCAACATGCCAGAGTATTGGATTGTTTATATATTATTGATTGAAAAATCATATGAACCACTGGATTTTGTGGGAACAGAATTTATTCAATCTCCCACTTTTCCAGAGTTGAAATTAACCGTTGAACAAGTGTTATCTGCTGAAGATTAA
- the hslO gene encoding Hsp33 family molecular chaperone HslO: MADQLIRATAADGGIRAVGVITTRLTEEARQRHQLSYVATAALGRTMAAGLLMASSMKRAGSRVNVRVKGDGPLAGILVDAGLDGTVRGYVGNPNIELPPNARGKLDVGGAVGNGFLYVVRDIGYGYPYSSTVELVSGEIGDDVAHYLVSSEQTPSALVLGVFVGATGVTAAGGLLVQVLPKAARDEALVAKLESRVAALSGFTPLLQAGKTLPEIFHELLGDMGLTIFPESQILRFHCGCSFDRVLGALKMLGEAELQDMIVKDDGAEATCDFCGRVYQASSEHLAQLIVDLQAESSVSG, encoded by the coding sequence ATGGCTGATCAATTAATTCGCGCCACAGCAGCTGATGGCGGGATTCGTGCAGTGGGTGTGATTACCACTCGCTTGACCGAGGAAGCACGGCAGCGTCATCAGCTATCTTATGTAGCAACTGCTGCTTTGGGACGGACAATGGCGGCTGGCTTGTTGATGGCTTCTAGCATGAAACGCGCTGGTTCTAGGGTGAATGTCCGGGTGAAGGGTGATGGGCCTTTAGCTGGCATTCTGGTAGATGCTGGCTTGGATGGAACTGTACGCGGTTATGTGGGCAATCCCAATATAGAACTGCCTCCCAATGCTAGGGGTAAGTTAGATGTGGGCGGTGCGGTAGGTAATGGCTTTCTCTACGTTGTCAGAGATATTGGTTATGGCTACCCTTACTCTAGTACGGTGGAACTGGTTTCAGGGGAAATCGGCGATGATGTAGCTCATTATTTGGTCAGTTCTGAACAAACACCCTCGGCGTTGGTTTTGGGTGTGTTTGTCGGGGCTACTGGTGTGACGGCTGCTGGTGGGTTGCTGGTGCAGGTGTTACCGAAGGCGGCTAGAGATGAAGCTTTAGTGGCAAAGTTGGAATCTAGGGTGGCGGCTTTATCTGGGTTTACGCCTTTGTTGCAAGCAGGTAAGACTCTGCCAGAAATTTTCCATGAGCTGTTGGGTGATATGGGGCTGACGATTTTCCCGGAAAGCCAAATTCTGCGCTTCCATTGTGGCTGCTCCTTTGACCGCGTGTTGGGAGCATTAAAGATGTTGGGAGAAGCAGAATTACAAGATATGATTGTTAAGGATGATGGGGCGGAGGCGACTTGCGATTTTTGTGGCAGGGTCTATCAAGCAAGTAGCGAGCATCTAGCCCAATTAATTGTAGATTTGCAAGCTGAGTCTTCTGTATCGGGTTAA